One window of Eublepharis macularius isolate TG4126 chromosome 17, MPM_Emac_v1.0, whole genome shotgun sequence genomic DNA carries:
- the LOC129344946 gene encoding lysophosphatidic acid receptor 1-like, translating into MSEYPICFNGTTNVWNRRLVLSLGIPQLTLTIISMAFNSTVIIAVVLSKDLHKPIFILFCNLAISDLLSSSSGFWITTWFLTDPESTVVGSKDILLPYAFYTMSILATIYNLVVIGIERYLAVAECLWVRYSVTRKQTLGIVLVTWLLAFFLGFMPLMGWNCLKKANVSALYSPLCIDYLIFITVPHCAVALILPLFTYVNIIGFLRKQTMTMVALGQAQATYKLAEIQVARTSVFIWLLALLSYAPFFVGVLLDSAHQDCPGDLSRGIYIFRNLTAMMITMNSLGNPIIYTLKMKKLRHRLKFLKSPSSHRIHVQVVGNTQRCLR; encoded by the coding sequence ATGAGTGAATATCCAATCTGTTTCAATGGCACCACTAATGTTTGGAACAGGCGGCTGGTTCTTTCCTTGGGGATCCCTCAGCTGACTCTCACCATCATCTCGATGGCCTTCAACTCCACAGTCATCATCGCTGTTGTGCTTTCCAAAGACCTCCACAAACCCATCTTCATTCTCTTCTGCAACCTGGCAATCTCCGATCTTCTTTCCAGCTCCTCCGGGTTCTGGATCACCACTTGGTTTCTCACCGACCCAGAAAGTACCGTTGTCGGGTCCAAGGACATCCTCCTGCCGTATGCCTTCTACACCATGTCGATTCTGGCCACCATCTATAACTTAGTCGTCATTGGGATTGAGCGTTACTTGGCGGTGGCTGAATGTCTCTGGGTGAGATACAGTGTCACCAGAAAGCAGACCCTGGGCATTGTGTTGGTCACTTGGCTGCTCGCGTTCTTCTTGGGCTTCATGCCCCTGATGGGGTGGAATTGCCTGAAGAAGGCCAACGTCTCTGCTCTTTATAGCCCTCTTTGCATTGACTATCTGATCTTTATCACTGTCCCCCACTGTGCAGTGGCTTTAATCCTACCGCTCTTCACGTATGTCAACATCATTGGGTTCTTGAGAAAGCAGACAATGACCATGGTGGCCCTGGGACAAGCTCAAGCCACCTACAAGTTGGCTGAAATCCAGGTAGCCCGGACTAGCGTGTTCATCTGGCTCCTAGCTTTGCTGTCTTATGCACCCTTCTTTGTAGGCGTTCTGCTTGACTCTGCTCATCAAGACTGCCCAGGCGATCTCTCTCGTGGCATCTACATATTCAGAAACCTTACAGCTATGATGATAACTATGAATTCGCTGGGAAACCCCATCATATACACTCTAAAAATGAAAAAACTGAGGCACAGACTCAAGTTTTTGAAAAGCCCCTCCAGCCATCGCATCCACGTGCAGGTGGTTGGAAACACACAGCGTTGCTTGCGGTGA
- the ZNHIT3 gene encoding zinc finger HIT domain-containing protein 3, which produces MQEARGCSVCSEGGPRPAKYRCPSCRARYCSVPCYKKHKEQCAPKVDPVPQPERTDILTGVQQEKSSNAEASPWPVGDTLTEDEEEDKVPLHNLQRLRESEELHGLLLNPHLRQLLRTVDQAADKNSLMREYMQEPLFVEFADCCLRIVEPPEKENEFPE; this is translated from the exons ATGCAGGAGGCGCGCGGCTGCAGCGTCTGCTCGGAGGGGGGCCCGCGGCCGGCCAAGTACCGCTGCCCCAGCTGCAGGGCCCGCTA TTGTTCCGTGCCCTGCTACAAGAAGCACAAAG AACAATGTGCGCCAAAAGTAGATCCGGTTCCACAGCCTGAAAGGACAGACATTTTGACAGGGGTTCAGCAGGAGAAATCCTCAAACGCTGAAG CAAGCCCTTGGCCAGTGGGTGACACTTTGACAGAAGACGAGGAGGAAGACAAGGTGCCTTTACACAACCTCCAGCGCTTAA GGGAATCGGAAGAACTCCACGGCCTTCTCCTCAACCCCCACCTCCGGCAGCTGCTTCGAACCGTCGACCAGGCCGCAGACAAGAATTCCCTCATGAGAGAGTACATGCAAGAGCCACTCTTTGTGGAGTTTGCTGACTGCTGCCTGCGGATTGTTGAGCCGCCCGAGAAGGAGAACGAGTTTCCTGAGTGA